The Ectothiorhodospiraceae bacterium BW-2 nucleotide sequence CTAGCTGTCAACTACACTCCAAACCGGTAGGGCGCGGCTACGCCCGTTTTACCCCGACAGCGAACCACCCCTGGCCTTTGGCCAGAGCCCACCAGCAGCCGGTGGCGGCACACGAATTTCATTATAGCGATATTCAGTTTCACTCTAACACTCCAAAGTGGCAACCTGCCTATCAACTCCAACGAGGTCACGGCATCGGTAATCGACTCGATGGTTACTGCCATCACAACCTACTCGCCAGTTATCTCCACCTACAACATAGCCAAAATTTCCCGTGGATAGACTACTTTATCGATTTTATTCAGCGGGTTAAGTAGCCTCCATTCCAACCCTACCCCCCCAGCGACTCACTCAGAGTAAGGGTTATCATGACTCAATATAAAGCGATGATGGCTCCCCATGAATGAATACCCGCTCTTGGGCGGTTACCGTAGGAAGATATCCCGACATCAGCTCAAAGCCCCTAGGGTTATCAATATACATTTTTTCACAATATAGCTGTTCACCATAGGTATGGCAGCAGCGCTGGTGTAGCAGCAACCACTGCCTTAACTTAGAGTCGATATCCTGCTCTGGATCACCATCATAGCTCTCGACATAGACTAGTCCTGTCTCAGGGTGAATTTGTAAAAAAGCTAGCGCCCGTTCAGCACTAGCGCTATCACGAAAATCGCCGCAGTAGAGCTGTTCGATCTCAAGTGGCTCATCGTTGTAGCCGGGCTGCATCAGCCGTGGGACAGGAAACACACGAGGAAACTGTTGATAGTTAAGATGGTGTAGCAGCAAAGTTTGATGGGCAGCCCGATAGCTAGCGGCATACTCTTTGCGGGCACCATAGAGTACACCGTTATAGCCAGAGAGAGTATTCACGGTAAGCGAGCTATCACTCACTCGTGCTATGGCACTAATAGCATCGAGCTCTGCTATCCGCTCGGCTCCAAAACAGCGCTGCAAACGGTGATAAAACTCGGTATCGGCCCCAAAACGCACCTCATCCCAGCCTCCGAGCTGGCTAAAGACCAGTTTACGACACATCAGTGAGGAGATATTTAGTTGTCGATAGTAGGGCTGCCCGCGACGAATAAGTTGCAAATCGGGCGTGGCCCGTAACCACGAGGCGATATTAGCCACAAAGTCAGGATTAGCTAGTAGCTGTTGTACCTGTAGCTCAATCTTTTGTGGATGGTGCCAATCATCCGCATCGGCTACGGTCATTAACTCCCCGCTCGCCTGCTGCAATGCTAGATTACGGCTGTGATAGGGACCGCTATTTTGCCGCTTAGCGATGATTTTAATACGGCTATCGCTTTGGGCTATCGGCTCTATTTGCGCTAAGGTCGTGTCAGTGCTGGCATCATCGACCACAATTAGCTCTAAATTGCGCCAGCTCTGCTGCTGTAACGACTGCAGAGCCGTTTTAATCGTTGCTGCTGCATTGTAACAGGCGATAATAACTGTCACCTTTACCGTCGCGTTAACGGTCGATATCTTTACCGGATTGAACGGTGTCAAACTATCAAATAGCGTATGGTTACCCTCGCCGATAGCCACCGTTGCCAAGCCAGCCTCAGCAAAAATAGCATTAAGCGCCTCGATTTTGGCCGTCGCAGTCGCTGCGCGGTGCAGCTGCTGCGCTAGGTAGTCAACATAGAGTGAATTATCCCGATTCGGTGGCGGTTGCGGCGTATCCTGTTGACGCTGCGCTGCTAGCTCCGCTGTTAATAACGGCAGATAGTGCTGTAGAGAGTCTGGTAGATCTGTCGCCGCTAATAGGGTATCTAGATCTTTTTGGGCTTGTAGCTGTACCGCTGTATCGGTTTGATCGAGCCGAAGCAGTAGCAGTGCCCAGTGAGCGTGGAGTGCTAACTGGCGCTCTGCGCCTGTCAGTGCGATAAGATCAACCACCGCCTGTTCACCATAACCGGGGTTACGCGCTTTAACCATTAAACGGCGTACCGGCTGGGGAATTGAGTGGTGCCAGTAGGGTTGCGTTGGCGTCCGAATGGTAAAGGGGAGTGGTTTGGGTCGATTTCGTAGCTGTTGACAGAGGCCATCGGGGGAGCATCTCATCCGCCGCGCCAGCAGTTGTAGGTTGAGTTGCAGTAGTGGCTGCAACACGGAATAGCGCCGTAATGCCCGACAGTAGAGCGTTTGTGCCAACGGGTAGTCCCCACAGCGAAAAGCGAGATTGGCTAGCTGTAACAGTCGCATTGACAGGTTAGGCAAATTGCGGCGCAAGCTTAAAACAGTATTGACAAGTCACCATAAGTGCCTGCCACTGCGCTATGTCAGCCATCACTCCACCACTCCAAATCGTCACGCTCTTAGCTGACTCCATATCAGGAGTGTGATCGACCTGATACTGCAGCAGCGCTAAACCGGCAATCCATACCCTATTAACAGCCAGACGCTGGCCATGGACAACCGGTTCAACTGAACGCTGTTGTAACAGATAAAAATAATCATAATCAAACGGCTGTTCCGGTTGCGACAATTCAGGCCAGTGTAATAAGCCAATAGGGGTCTCAGGCGGCAGCGATTGTAGTGCCTGCTGTAGATCAGGCGGTAACGGTTGACGATAGTCAGCAATCAGCAGTAGTTCAAGCTTAAACTTCGCCTGATCCCCTAACAGCAGTCGTGGCACTTTAAAAGGGCGATCATTAAGTTTCGGATCAAGAGAGAGCGAGTCGGCCTGACAGTGCCAGTAGCTTTGATTCTGACGATAGATATAGCGCAAACCAAACCAGAGCGTGCGCACATGAGTGATCTGTGATCGGGTTAACGAGTTGTCACTATCTAGGGCAAAAGCAAGCGGTAGCTGCGGTTCGATAAAAGCGACCGTCCCCTCCCCCGCCAGATGACAGAGCCGCCGTAGCAGCTCACTATCAGCCGAAACCCGTACTGAATCCCAACCCCCTAGCTGTTGCAAGGCACTGCGGCGATAGATCAATGACACATAGCTTTGATGAATTAGCGTTGGATTAAGGCGCCAGTTATGGCGAAAATTGAGCTGCGAATCAACCCGCACCCAATAGCTCCCGACAGCCTGTAGCTGATCGTTATGCAGTAGCTGCTCCATCTGCCGCTGTAGCTTCTGCGGATGGGACCAGTCATCGCTATCGTGGGTGGTAATAAAGTCACCTTTCGCTAATGCCAATGCCCGGTTACGCGCCACATAAGGGCCGCTGTTCTGTTTTAGCTGTATCAGTTTCAGGCGCGAATCGTGTGCAGCAAGCTGTTGTACCACAGCTACGGTAGCATCGCTACTGTTATCATCGACCACGATTAGCTCTAAATTGCGCCAACTCTGCTGTAAAACAGCACTAATCGCCGTGATAATTCGATCTGCCCCATTATGAACCGGCATAATCACACTAATGCAATAGGGACTATCAACAGCGTGAGCCGTTGCGGTCAGATTATGCAGGCCAAGTGGCTGCTGCCGATCTTTTTTCTGAACGGGTACCAGTTGATGGCGCTGTAGTAGCTGATTAAGCTGTTGTAATTTAAGATCTTCGTGCTGTTGCAGTGTCACCAATACCAGCCTGAGATCGCTGTCATCAGGGTGGCGTTGCCGATAACCCTCAACCCATTTAAGTGCCCGCTGTCGCTGCTGCAGTTCGGTATAACCGTAGGCAAACAGTAGCGCCACCTCTTTACTCTCTGCCCATGTTTGCCCTAGCGTTACGAGTCGCTGGCCATACTCCAATAGCTGCGACCACTGCTGCTGAAACGAGCACCAACGCGCTAACTCTAATCCGGCGCGAAAGCGATACTCTTGCGGCGCTGTGATGTTATTTAATAACCTCTCCAGCCCATCTATTGCCGGGCGTGACAGACCACCCCATAACGCACTGACGATTAATTCAGTATGGCGTTGTAAATGAGCGTCTGTCGAAACAGTGCCTGATGCGGTAAAACCGGATTGAGGTGCAGTGGCCTCGACCCCCCGTTGCTGCTCAGAGTACGGCAGATTATCGCGGCGAATGAGTGCCGCAAAGTAGCACTGATCAGCATACTCCAATTGTGGCCAGAGCCGTTGCCATGCGGTAACAAAATCGGCTTGCGTCGCAGCGATAGTGAGTAGTGGACGGTGAATTAGCGCTAAAGTACGAATACGGCTAATAACAACCCTTTTTTTCAGCTGCGGTAACGATTCAGGTAGTGCCATGACTGCGTGGCGGAGCTGGGTGAGTGGGGCTGATAGTTTCACCAATTGAGTAGAACCTAATTTACAAATAACATCTGGAAAAGAAGAAGATAATGACTTCCATACTATTGTCTATAACCATAGCCACCCATTCGCCCCTAACTCTCCAAAATCACTCTAAAAATCGTGTCCACTCATCTCGACCCTCTCATAGCCGATCGAGAGCCGCATCGCTAATTCGGTAAACGAGCTCCAGGTACTGCCAAGCAGAGAGCGACAACGGCTGAGCAAGATTGCATCGGCCAAGGCATAGATAATTTGATCCTTAGAGCGATCAAACTGAGAGCGAGGCAAAAAGAGGATCCTTTCCCCATAACGCTGCCGCATCATCTGATAGGTCTGCTCTCGGTCGGTAGCTAAAAAGAACTTCACCTCAGGCTGCTCTTCAATGATCTGATCCATACGGGAGATAAAGTGACGATAGTGGCTCTTCTCTCGCCAGTAGTGGAGCTGCTCATGCCCCTTTTGACTCCAGTTCTCGGGAGCATCATAACTCAAGTGATCCAGCCCCTTCCCCCCTTCCATACGAATATGGACACCAATAGATTGCGACACCCCATAAGGCTCTATGAGTTGAACTACCTCATAATTAGGCTGTAGGGTTTGCAGATAACGATTCTCCTGATCTGCATCGGCAAGTTCGCTTTTTAGCGCATACGCTGAACGAATGTAGAGATCCTGCCCAACCTGCGGCTCTATCGGGGCAAATTTTTTCGCACCGGGTTCTATCTCCATATAGTTATACAGCTTCATTGATCGACTTTGCGCTGTCTGAATAAAGCTCTGTTCTAACACTTCCCCCTGATAGTCAAACAGATCGCGAAACTGGCAATGACAGTGATGATCTGGCTGCCACACAATCACTAGCTCTCTATCAGTCGCCTGAGCAATCACTGCAGCTGAAGCGATCGCCCGCAGCCGATTACCTAAGCCATGCTGTGCATCAATATAGAGTCGTCCACCTGAATAGCTCTTAACCTGTGAGCTAGACTGAGGCTGACCCTGTACGCTTCTCTTAATCTCAGAAATGGTAATCGTATCGTAATCGAATTTATGCAGCAGATTTTCTGCCTCATGACGCTGCAACTGATAGGCAATCTCTCCACCACGCCAAGAGAGCATCTCCAACATCGCGTAATATTCGGCATCACATTCAATATGGGGGGCGACCGTGTGGGACGACCTCCCTCTCTGCTTCACTCTCAATTCGTTATCGTACTGCGCGGTAATGGTAAACAGAAGCATCATCTGCTGCCTTCCCCAACATGGCATAAGTGCAGCGATATATTTATTGCAGCGAATAGCAAATTGAGTAGAGTGTCGAAAACGGTTAAAGCGATCATCGGCCTGCGACGGCTCTAGCCGCTCGGCGTGACGGTGCGGTAGATGGTAGAGCGTCGCCGGGTTAACATCGTATCGCACTACTCCAGCCTGCTGTAGTCGTTGGTAGATATCGTTATCGTCCCAACCGTAACGGGTAAGATACTCATTAAAACCGTTAATCGACAGTAAATCGTGGCGGTGAATGTAGAAAAAACCGTTAATATGAGCCTGCTCCGAGGCTACTTTTCGCCAGTTACCGGCAATAACACTTTTAGGCAGGAGCTGCTGTTGGGTAAAAAAGGAGGGGTAGATTAAAATATCAGCATCGGCTTTAATAATTTTATCGTAACTCGCTACCCGAAAACCGAGATTAAAGGCGTAACTAAGAATCCAGCGCGACTGTCCCTCCACCCGAACAATCTTAACCCGCTCATCATGTAGCTGCTGCTGTTGCAGAAATTGGGTTAGCGGTTCGGTTGAAGACCAGTCAACAATTACCACTTCATTAATCGCCTCACAAGCAAGCCAGGAGCGTAATGCCTTAAGCAGATTAGCGTGACGATTCATGGTACAGCTCACCACCGAAATGCCACTACCAATCTGCTCGACATAGTTATCGATTCCCCCCCCGACTATGGGGTTAACCTGAGTACCGCGATAATCGGTTTGCCTCTCAAGTAGCGATTCAAACTGCTCTTTTAAGCGATAGGTGGTCAAAAATTGCTGTAAAAAGGGTCGATAGCGCCGATTTTTAGTCGTCGTCTGCTGCTGCGATAGTGCGGCTAATGCCGTTAAATGGTGCTCTAGGGTATCGTGCTGCTGCTGCTTAACCGCAATCCGGGCACCATTAATATGGCACCAAAAGGCGATATCACTCCGTTCTACTCTCTCTCTGGCCGCCATGGTTATCTGGCTATACGAAGATAGTGTTGCGGATAGGTTAACATCTGCTGGCGCTGCTCTGGTGTATTACGCCAATTGGCTAAAATAGTCTGCTGATAGTTGCCGTTAATATCTTGGATTAGGACAAATTTGATATCGCTTCGCTCCAACCCCCACACGGCAGTTTTATCTATTTGAAAATAGTAGACCGTTTTAACCACTTTAGAGAGACAGATAAGCGGATAGGTAAAGGTACCACGCCCAATCACCAGATGTTCAGCGGCTGCTAATATAGCGATATCATCAGCCAGCGTGCCTGAGGCGATACTATAGGGCAACTTTCGGTTATCGAGCTCTGTTTTGAGTGCGGCAACGACAGGATTTCCCTCATCTTCATAAACTAGCTGCACTGCATGCCAGCGTCGCTGTTGTAACACCGCGATATAGAACGCGAGCGGTGGCTGACCATAACCAAAGTGGGGGGTATTATCACTAAAGATGTCGCCGGCACGCAGGTGAATCGTTAGGGTATTGTGCGGATGGAGAGGCTGTTCAGGCAGCTCATAGGCTAAACAGGGGCGCAACTGCTGCAAAATATCGTAGCGGCTTAAATTGGGAGTAGTCAGTGGTTTAAGTGTCTGGTTATAGAAAAAGACAGATACCAACAGATTAGCTTGTAGCGCGGCGGGTGCAACCCGCAACTGCTCAATAGTAATGCCATTAACGGTACAAGCGGGGCGAATGGCACTAAAGCCACTGTGATATATCTTTTTAATCCCATGGGTGAGGGCTAAATTATAGGCATAATTCAGTTTTATTAAGCTATTGGCAAAGCGCGCTTCACCGTGAATCAGGAGCGCATCGATCTGTGGCAGAATCGAGCCGGGTTTAAAGCCGCGATTGGCGATAATGGAGCTCTCATCAGTTCGGACTAACCGGTAGTTATCGATCCGCTCCCCTAAAAACAGATTCAGATCGATACCGTTCTGGTAACAAAACTGCCGCTCAATAGCCGTGGGCTTACGAATAAGATCAAAATCGAGCCGCTTTAGCTGTTCAATGCGTTGTAGCGTCTGGCGTTGTGCTGCGTTCCAAGTCGCAATAAGCTGTCGATAGTGCCGCTTAACGACAGGATCAGTTGTCAGTTCGGTTTGAACTACCTCAGGTTGCAGCCACAGACGGGTTAATAGCGCTTGTGTGAGCTGCTGCGAGCTGAGTGGCTGCCGCATCAACGATGCGAGGCTCTGTCGTAGAGTAGATGACACCGGCTTGGCAGCTACAGCACTTGGTGTTTGCGATCTCTATCAAAGTTTAAAGTTTATCGAGCATGAGGTCTTTTATCAGATCAATTTGGGCTTCCGCTTTCACGAGCTCAGTCTCAAGTAGCTGCTGTCGCTGCTCGTTTTCCTGATTACGCTGTTGTAGCTGCTGGTTCTGTTGGGTTAACTCGCCTTGACTCGACTCTAACGCTGCAACACGGCTCTTAAGCTGATCTCGCTCGGCTGTAACCGACTTATGGGTTTCAGTCAATTCGTGTAGCTGTTTTCGCGCTGCATCGCGCTCACCAGTAAGGCTTTTAGTCGCTTCGGTCAGCTCTGTGGCTTGGTTGCGGGCACTATCGCGCTCGGCGGTGAGATTTTTATTTGCCTCAGTCAGCTCAGATGCCTGTTTACGGGCACTATCTCGCTCGGCGGTGAGGTTTTTAGTCGCTTCAGTGAGTTCTGATGCCTGCTTGCGGGCACTATCGCGCTCGGCAGTGAGGTTTTTAGTCGCTTCGGTCAGCTCTGTGGCTTGCTTGCAGGCACTATCGCGCTCGGCGGTGAGGTTTTTAGTCGCTTCAGTGAGTTCTGCTGCCTGCTTGCGGGCACCATCGCGCTCAGCAGTAAGGTTTTTATTTGCTTCGGTCAGCTCTGTGGCTTGCTTGCGGGCACTATCGCGCTCGGCAGTGAGGTTTTTAGTCGCTTCGGTCAGCTCTGTGGCTTGCTTGCGGGCACTATCGCGCTCGGCGGTGAGGTTTTTAGTCGCTTCAGTGAGTTCTGCTGCCTGCTTGCGGGCACCATCGCGCTCAGCAGTAAGGTTTTTATTTGCTTCGGTCAGCTCTGTGGCTTGGTTGCGGGCACTATCGCACTCGGCGGTGAGGTTTTTAGTCGCTTCAGTGAGTTCTGCTGCCTGCTTGCGGGCACTATCGCGCTCGGCGGTGAGGTTTTTAGTCGCTTCAGTCAGCTCTGCTGCCTGCTTGCGGGCACTATCGCACTCGGCGGTGAGGTTTTTAGTCGCTTCAGTCAGTTCTGCTGCCTGCTTGCGGGCACTATCGCGCTCGGCGGTGAGGTTTTTATTTGCTTCAGTGAGTTCTGCTGCCTGCTTGCGGGCACTATCGCGCTCGGCGGTGAGGTTTTTAGTCGCTTCAGTCAGCTCTGCTGCCTGCTTGCGGGCACTATCGCGCTCAGTGGTTAACTGATTTAGCTGCTGCGAGAGCTGTAGATTCTGCAGCATCATATCGTTGCGTTTTAGCTTCCAACAAGGTCTATCGGGGTCACGACTCTCATCCT carries:
- a CDS encoding glycosyltransferase family 2 protein, coding for MRLLQLANLAFRCGDYPLAQTLYCRALRRYSVLQPLLQLNLQLLARRMRCSPDGLCQQLRNRPKPLPFTIRTPTQPYWHHSIPQPVRRLMVKARNPGYGEQAVVDLIALTGAERQLALHAHWALLLLRLDQTDTAVQLQAQKDLDTLLAATDLPDSLQHYLPLLTAELAAQRQQDTPQPPPNRDNSLYVDYLAQQLHRAATATAKIEALNAIFAEAGLATVAIGEGNHTLFDSLTPFNPVKISTVNATVKVTVIIACYNAAATIKTALQSLQQQSWRNLELIVVDDASTDTTLAQIEPIAQSDSRIKIIAKRQNSGPYHSRNLALQQASGELMTVADADDWHHPQKIELQVQQLLANPDFVANIASWLRATPDLQLIRRGQPYYRQLNISSLMCRKLVFSQLGGWDEVRFGADTEFYHRLQRCFGAERIAELDAISAIARVSDSSLTVNTLSGYNGVLYGARKEYAASYRAAHQTLLLHHLNYQQFPRVFPVPRLMQPGYNDEPLEIEQLYCGDFRDSASAERALAFLQIHPETGLVYVESYDGDPEQDIDSKLRQWLLLHQRCCHTYGEQLYCEKMYIDNPRGFELMSGYLPTVTAQERVFIHGEPSSLYIES
- a CDS encoding glycosyltransferase; its protein translation is MAARERVERSDIAFWCHINGARIAVKQQQHDTLEHHLTALAALSQQQTTTKNRRYRPFLQQFLTTYRLKEQFESLLERQTDYRGTQVNPIVGGGIDNYVEQIGSGISVVSCTMNRHANLLKALRSWLACEAINEVVIVDWSSTEPLTQFLQQQQLHDERVKIVRVEGQSRWILSYAFNLGFRVASYDKIIKADADILIYPSFFTQQQLLPKSVIAGNWRKVASEQAHINGFFYIHRHDLLSINGFNEYLTRYGWDDNDIYQRLQQAGVVRYDVNPATLYHLPHRHAERLEPSQADDRFNRFRHSTQFAIRCNKYIAALMPCWGRQQMMLLFTITAQYDNELRVKQRGRSSHTVAPHIECDAEYYAMLEMLSWRGGEIAYQLQRHEAENLLHKFDYDTITISEIKRSVQGQPQSSSQVKSYSGGRLYIDAQHGLGNRLRAIASAAVIAQATDRELVIVWQPDHHCHCQFRDLFDYQGEVLEQSFIQTAQSRSMKLYNYMEIEPGAKKFAPIEPQVGQDLYIRSAYALKSELADADQENRYLQTLQPNYEVVQLIEPYGVSQSIGVHIRMEGGKGLDHLSYDAPENWSQKGHEQLHYWREKSHYRHFISRMDQIIEEQPEVKFFLATDREQTYQMMRQRYGERILFLPRSQFDRSKDQIIYALADAILLSRCRSLLGSTWSSFTELAMRLSIGYERVEMSGHDF
- a CDS encoding glycosyltransferase family 2 protein; amino-acid sequence: MALPESLPQLKKRVVISRIRTLALIHRPLLTIAATQADFVTAWQRLWPQLEYADQCYFAALIRRDNLPYSEQQRGVEATAPQSGFTASGTVSTDAHLQRHTELIVSALWGGLSRPAIDGLERLLNNITAPQEYRFRAGLELARWCSFQQQWSQLLEYGQRLVTLGQTWAESKEVALLFAYGYTELQQRQRALKWVEGYRQRHPDDSDLRLVLVTLQQHEDLKLQQLNQLLQRHQLVPVQKKDRQQPLGLHNLTATAHAVDSPYCISVIMPVHNGADRIITAISAVLQQSWRNLELIVVDDNSSDATVAVVQQLAAHDSRLKLIQLKQNSGPYVARNRALALAKGDFITTHDSDDWSHPQKLQRQMEQLLHNDQLQAVGSYWVRVDSQLNFRHNWRLNPTLIHQSYVSLIYRRSALQQLGGWDSVRVSADSELLRRLCHLAGEGTVAFIEPQLPLAFALDSDNSLTRSQITHVRTLWFGLRYIYRQNQSYWHCQADSLSLDPKLNDRPFKVPRLLLGDQAKFKLELLLIADYRQPLPPDLQQALQSLPPETPIGLLHWPELSQPEQPFDYDYFYLLQQRSVEPVVHGQRLAVNRVWIAGLALLQYQVDHTPDMESAKSVTIWSGGVMADIAQWQALMVTCQYCFKLAPQFA